TTGCGCGCCGTCGACGGCCCTGCCTTTCGCTGCCGGCACCATGACGTACGACAGCGCCCGAGGCAGGACCCTGATGCTCGCCTACGCGGCGACCGGCCCCGGCAATGAGACGTGGACCTGGGACGGAGCTAGGTGGATCCAAATACCGACAGCCCATCGGCCGAGTCTGGTGTCATGCTGCCTCACGACCGACCGCGCGACCGGCCATCTTCTCGCGCTCGGCTATTCCGGCAACTACGGGGGGATCAATCGCCTCTGGATCTTCGACGGCACCGATTGGGCCCTGACGTCGACGTCGGTGCCGAATGGCGATGCCATGATGATTGATGATCCAGCGACCAACAGCCCACTACTGGTCCGGTCCACCGACGCCGCCGGCAATCCGTCGCCGGAAACCTGGTCCTGGAACGGGAATGCCTGGCAGCGGCTCGATGTGACGTCGCCTGCTTTCCCGAACGGTTCCGGGCTCGGCTACGATGCCGCGGACAAACAGGTCATGGTGTTTGGTGGCCAGGCGGCCAGTCAGTTTGCTAGCGACACCTGGATCTGGAACGGCCGCTCCTGGCACAAGCAGCCTTAAGATCCCTTTCGACTCACGCCTTTGCGGCGGCCCGATCGGTCTGGAACCTCTGATTCCTTCAGGCGCGGTAGCGGCTTCTGCGAGCGGTCCATGGACTTCCAGGGATCGTCGCGCCCTTTGAGCCATTGCGCAACGGTCCGGATTCCGACGCCATCGGGACGGAGTCCGTCGCTCTCGACATCGGACCAGGGAACCGGCACAGCGATCGGTGCTCCACCGCGCGCGCGGACGGCGTAAGGCGCTACCGCCGTTTGTGCGTAGGCGTTGCGGTTGACGTCGAGAAAGAGGCGTCCTTCGCGCTTCTGTTTGGTGAACTCCGTGGTCAGATGGTCGGGATCACTCGCCGCCAACAGTTGCGCGACGCCATCCGCAAAGAGGTGGACCTCCTCAAACGTGGGACCAACGATGATCGGCGCGACCACGTGGAGGCCCCGCGAGCCCGTGGTCTTGACGAATGGGACGAGCTTCATCTCCTCGAGCATCGCCTTTAGCGTGAGGGCCGTCCTACGAACGAGCCCGAAGTCCCCATCGGCTGGATCGAGGTCGAACATCACCTGGTCGGGCTGGTTGGGCGCCTGGATGCACGAGAGCCAGACGTGCACCGTCACCACGTTGTACTGGGCCAGGTAGACGAGAGCCGCCGCGTTGTCGATCACGGCGTGCGTGATGGTGCCACCCCTTTGGAGATCCAGCGTCGCCCGCTTGATCCACGCCGGAAACGAGTCAGGCACGCGCTTCTGCTGAATGGGGTTGTACTGAATCCCGCCAGGGAATCGATTCATGTGCAGCGGACGATCCCGGACGTGAGGAATCATGCGCGGCGCAATCGACTCGTAGTACTCGGCCAGCTCGCCCTTGGTGATGCCGTCGGCAGGGAAGAGGACCTTATCGGGGTGGGTGATCGTGATCGCGTGCCCGTCAACGAGCGGAATAGTTGATCTCTCCCTCAACATCCTCCCCCGTTTGCGGGGGAGGGTCGGGGTGGGGGCTTGCAACCCCGGCACCCTCGAGGACGGCGGCGACGAAATCCGGCTCGGGTAGAGCCCCAACGAAGGAAGCCTTCCGATTGATCACGGTGTGCGGCACGCCCCGAACACGGAACTGGTTCGACAGGTAGGGGAATTCGTTCGCTTCGACGCAGACTGCTTTGATCTGTGGCGAGGCCAGCGCCAGCCGGTTGGCCAGGCTCACGGCCCGGGGACAATAGGGTCAAGTCGGCGTGGCAAAGACCATCACCTCGGTAGGCTCGGTCAGCTTGGCAAGCGCGGCCACGCTCTCCTCGCTCAGGCCGTGCTCGGCCCGCGAGACCCGCTCGATGGCATCGATCAGGGCCGGGAACTCGGTGCCCGTCGCAAGTCCCTGGAAACGAATGCGTCCGCTCGCGGAGTCGGAGGCAACCGCGATGGTCGGAACGTCCACGACTTCATCGACGAATGCACGGTCCTCATCCCGAGCGACGTCGACCACCTCCATCGTGATCTTTTCCGGGGCGGCGTCACGCAATAGCTCCGCCATCTGACGGGCGTCCTCGCAGGTGGCGCAGCCGACGCCGGCCGGGAGGATGAGCCGCGACGAGCCGGGGCGAGTGTAGACCGTCAAATGGACCGGGCCGGTGAGCACGGACTCGAACCGATCCTTGAGCTGCTGGCGAACCTGGTCGGGGATGACTGCCATGTGAAATTCATACCAGACATCGAGGTGTTGCTTCTCGATCGAATGGGCGCAATCAGAAAGCCGAACCTGCTCTGGTCTCGATACTAGATTGGCGAGATAGCCAGGTAAACGGGAATGCCTCGCGGTTTGCGCTGAAGTCGCGCGACCAATCCCAATCCGCCGAACCACGCACGATAGACAATGACGTACTTGCGCCGCAAGGCCTGCTCGGCCTGCTTTCGTTCGTCCCGATCCTCCACCAGGCGTGCTTGCGCAGTGACCGTCCCCCCCCGTGTGTTTTTCCGAGCCCGCTTGATGCCATCAGCAGCACACGCGGCGTGTGTCGGATCCGCCTGACCTTGCCGCTCTCCGGATCCGTGCGGACATAGTGAGTGCCGTCCACTGTGGCAAACCAGACGGTGGTTGTGACCGGGTTTCCGCTTCGTCGGTAGGTCGTCAGGCCAAGGTACTGCGCCTTCTCGAGTGCGTTCACATCCACTCTCGACAGTTTGCGCCGGACCGCCAATTGGTCGCTCCCGATGGACTGACCCCGGCGGCACTGTCCGTCATTGTCGCCGCGACCTCGGTGGTCGGCCTTGTGCTCTTATTCTGGCGCCAGGATCTCACCAGCATGCCGGCCCGTGCGATGAGCGTGGTAGGAGGGAAATCATGACTAACAGTCAGGAGCCGTGGTACGTCATTTTTGGGACAGGACCGTTAGGACTTGCCGTCATGCGACGGCTGGTATCGACGGGGAAGCGAGTCAGGATCGCCAATCGAAGCGGCCAGGCTGAGGTACCCGAAGGGGTGGAGGTGATCGCCGCCAACGCCGCGGACCCGGTCAATGCTCGCCGGGTGTGTGAGGCTGCGGCCGTCGTGTTCCATTGCGCCAGCGGAGCCTATGGCCAATGGCCGCAGACGCTGCCGGCAATCATGAATGGGATCATCGAGGGAGCCGCCGCGGCCGAGGCCAAGCTGGTCTACGGGGACAACCTATATATGTACGGACCGGTGTCAGGCCCCATGACCGAAGACCTC
Above is a window of Candidatus Dormiibacterota bacterium DNA encoding:
- the ligD gene encoding non-homologous end-joining DNA ligase, producing MLRERSTIPLVDGHAITITHPDKVLFPADGITKGELAEYYESIAPRMIPHVRDRPLHMNRFPGGIQYNPIQQKRVPDSFPAWIKRATLDLQRGGTITHAVIDNAAALVYLAQYNVVTVHVWLSCIQAPNQPDQVMFDLDPADGDFGLVRRTALTLKAMLEEMKLVPFVKTTGSRGLHVVAPIIVGPTFEEVHLFADGVAQLLAASDPDHLTTEFTKQKREGRLFLDVNRNAYAQTAVAPYAVRARGGAPIAVPVPWSDVESDGLRPDGVGIRTVAQWLKGRDDPWKSMDRSQKPLPRLKESEVPDRSGRRKGVSRKGS